A region of Ramlibacter agri DNA encodes the following proteins:
- a CDS encoding D-alanyl-D-alanine carboxypeptidase family protein: MKSARLLPLALAIFSTAWFVPAEAQAATAHHAHKPVHARPAAAKPKAHSATRHVAARAKPAPQPVARSTVPQELAVRATSALVIDPESDQVLYGKNATSVQPIASLTKLMTGLVIDEAKLPMDEEITIADEDVDRLKFSSSHLPVGTRLTRNEALHLALMSSENRAAHALGRTYPGGLAAFVDAMNNKAQQLGMKNTKYVEPTGLSSANQSTARDLATLVEEAADHPVLREFSTSTGYQLDAGKRSRHFGSTNPLVRDPLWKITLQKTGYIREAGQCLILEARMAGRKLIMVFLDSAGNLGRIKDAQAVRKWLDSRPELLNASSR; the protein is encoded by the coding sequence ATGAAGTCCGCCCGCCTCCTTCCCCTCGCACTCGCAATTTTTTCTACCGCCTGGTTCGTGCCTGCCGAAGCGCAAGCCGCGACGGCGCATCACGCCCACAAGCCGGTCCATGCGCGCCCGGCCGCAGCCAAGCCCAAGGCCCACTCGGCGACGCGCCACGTCGCCGCGCGCGCCAAGCCGGCGCCGCAACCCGTCGCGCGCAGCACCGTGCCGCAAGAGCTGGCCGTACGCGCCACGTCCGCTCTCGTCATCGACCCGGAAAGCGACCAGGTGCTTTACGGCAAGAACGCGACCTCCGTCCAGCCGATCGCCTCGCTCACCAAGCTGATGACCGGCCTGGTCATCGACGAGGCGAAGCTGCCGATGGACGAAGAGATCACGATCGCCGATGAAGACGTCGACCGCTTGAAGTTCAGCAGTTCGCACCTGCCGGTGGGCACGCGCCTGACGCGCAACGAGGCGCTGCACCTGGCGTTGATGTCCAGCGAGAACCGCGCCGCGCACGCGCTGGGCCGCACCTACCCGGGCGGCCTGGCGGCTTTCGTCGATGCGATGAACAACAAGGCCCAGCAGTTGGGCATGAAGAACACGAAGTACGTGGAGCCCACCGGCCTGTCCAGCGCCAACCAGTCCACGGCGCGCGACCTGGCGACGCTGGTGGAGGAAGCGGCCGACCACCCGGTGCTGCGCGAGTTCTCCACCTCCACCGGCTACCAGCTGGATGCCGGCAAGCGCAGCCGGCATTTCGGCAGCACCAACCCGCTGGTGCGCGACCCACTTTGGAAGATCACGCTGCAGAAGACCGGCTACATCCGCGAAGCCGGCCAGTGCCTGATCCTGGAAGCCCGCATGGCCGGCCGCAAGCTGATCATGGTATTCCTGGATTCGGCGGGCAACCTGGGCCGCATCAAGGACGCGCAGGCCGTGCGCAAGTGGCTGGACTCGCGGCCCGAGCTGCTGAACGCCAGCAGCCGGTAA
- a CDS encoding ABC transporter permease, with the protein MPPELVERQARPARAAALWGKLHGFGPIAGLVLLCIAGTLLNGDFATVGNAMNVLQRTAFIGIIAVGMCFVIISGGIDLSVGSMAALIAGCMILVMNKVAGSIGSPVAVIAIGMLLALLLGALFGLAHGLLITKGRIEPFIVTLGTLGIFRAYLTYFADGGAITLDNALADVYSPVYYGSLLGIPFPVWVLVLVALLGALVLNRTAYGRYVQAIGSNEQVARYAAVAVDRVKIMTYMLLGLCVGVATVLYVPRLGSASPTTGILWELEAIAAVIVGGTALKGGAGSITGTVVGAVLLSVISNILNLTSIISVYLNAAVQGFVIIIVAFLQRGRR; encoded by the coding sequence ATGCCACCGGAACTCGTTGAACGACAGGCGCGCCCGGCGCGCGCCGCCGCCCTCTGGGGCAAGCTGCACGGCTTCGGCCCGATCGCCGGGCTGGTGCTGCTTTGCATCGCCGGCACCTTGCTCAATGGCGACTTCGCCACCGTCGGCAACGCCATGAACGTGCTGCAACGCACGGCCTTCATCGGCATCATCGCCGTGGGCATGTGCTTCGTCATCATCAGCGGCGGCATCGACCTGTCGGTAGGCTCGATGGCGGCGCTGATCGCGGGCTGCATGATCCTGGTGATGAACAAGGTGGCCGGCAGCATCGGCTCGCCGGTGGCCGTGATCGCCATCGGCATGCTGCTGGCGCTGCTGCTGGGCGCGCTGTTCGGCCTGGCGCACGGCCTGCTGATCACCAAGGGCCGCATCGAACCCTTCATCGTGACCCTGGGCACGCTGGGCATCTTCCGCGCCTACCTCACCTACTTCGCCGACGGTGGCGCGATCACGCTGGACAACGCGCTGGCCGACGTCTACAGCCCGGTCTACTACGGCAGCCTGCTGGGCATCCCTTTCCCGGTCTGGGTGCTGGTGCTCGTGGCGCTGCTGGGCGCGCTGGTGTTGAACCGCACGGCCTACGGCCGCTACGTGCAGGCGATCGGCTCCAACGAACAAGTGGCGCGCTACGCCGCGGTGGCCGTCGATCGCGTGAAGATCATGACCTACATGCTGCTCGGGCTGTGCGTGGGCGTCGCCACCGTGCTGTACGTGCCGCGCCTCGGCTCCGCCTCGCCTACGACCGGCATCCTGTGGGAGCTCGAAGCGATTGCCGCCGTCATCGTCGGCGGCACGGCCCTCAAGGGCGGCGCCGGCAGCATCACCGGCACCGTGGTGGGCGCCGTGCTGCTCTCGGTGATCAGCAACATCCTCAACCTCACCAGCATCATCAGCGTGTACCTCAACGCGGCGGTGCAGGGCTTCGTGATCATCATCGTCGCCTTCCTGCAGCGGGGGCGCCGGTGA
- a CDS encoding dihydroneopterin aldolase has protein sequence MTKAGTQILTLEGLRFDASLGILEHEKTAPQPIRVDAELNLGTQALLPRDDDITHVLDYRKVRRIIIEECTSEHVNLLESLIGKLASRLMQLPGVLGVRVRIAKLEIFDDCEVAIRVETGQW, from the coding sequence ATGACCAAGGCCGGCACCCAGATCCTCACCCTCGAAGGGCTGCGCTTCGACGCCAGCCTGGGCATCCTCGAGCACGAGAAGACTGCGCCGCAGCCGATCCGGGTGGATGCCGAACTGAACCTCGGCACCCAGGCGCTGCTGCCTCGCGACGACGACATCACCCACGTGCTGGACTACCGCAAGGTACGGCGGATCATCATCGAGGAGTGCACGTCGGAGCACGTGAACCTGCTGGAGAGCCTGATCGGCAAGCTGGCCAGCCGGCTGATGCAGTTGCCTGGCGTGCTGGGAGTGCGCGTGCGCATCGCCAAGCTCGAGATCTTCGACGACTGCGAAGTCGCGATCCGGGTCGAGACCGGGCAGTGGTAA
- a CDS encoding SDR family oxidoreductase, translating into MPDFRTVLVTGAARRLGRAIALDLARAGWQVAVHYRGSADEALQTTQDCGPRAAAFQAELGEETQVRALFGQVVQRFGKLDAVVNNASRFEHDSAQSFSAGSLAAHIASNTAAPVLLAQALHAHVSARNARGVVVNLLDQKLWNPNPDFFSYTLSKAALEAANTLLAQALAPQLRVVGVAPGLTLTSHLLSQEKFEALHQLSPLGRSSTPEDVAATVRFALENQSITGTTLLVDGGQHLMKFDRDFSLM; encoded by the coding sequence ATGCCAGATTTCCGCACCGTGCTCGTGACCGGCGCCGCCCGCCGGCTGGGCCGCGCCATCGCCCTGGACCTGGCGCGCGCCGGCTGGCAGGTAGCTGTGCATTACCGCGGATCCGCGGACGAAGCCCTGCAGACCACGCAGGACTGCGGCCCGCGGGCGGCCGCCTTCCAGGCCGAACTGGGCGAGGAAACCCAGGTGCGCGCCTTGTTCGGCCAGGTCGTCCAGCGTTTCGGCAAGCTCGATGCGGTGGTGAACAACGCGTCCCGCTTCGAACACGACAGCGCGCAGAGCTTCAGCGCTGGTTCGCTCGCGGCACACATCGCCAGCAATACGGCCGCGCCGGTATTGCTGGCCCAGGCCTTGCACGCCCACGTGAGCGCCCGCAATGCGCGCGGTGTGGTGGTGAATCTCCTGGACCAGAAGCTCTGGAACCCGAACCCGGATTTCTTCAGCTACACGCTGTCGAAGGCAGCGCTGGAAGCGGCCAACACGCTGCTCGCGCAGGCGCTGGCTCCGCAATTGCGCGTGGTGGGCGTGGCGCCCGGCCTCACGCTGACGAGCCACCTGTTGTCGCAGGAGAAGTTCGAGGCGCTGCACCAACTGTCGCCGTTGGGCCGCTCCTCGACGCCGGAAGACGTGGCTGCCACCGTGCGTTTCGCGTTGGAGAACCAGTCCATCACCGGCACCACCTTGCTGGTGGATGGCGGCCAGCACCTGATGAAGTTCGACCGTGACTTCTCACTGATGTAA
- the ttcA gene encoding tRNA 2-thiocytidine(32) synthetase TtcA has protein sequence MSAVWIEQETTPAAPDRKIERENHKLEKRLCRLVGQAIGDYNMIGEGDKVMVCLSGGKDSYAMLDVLLKLQARAPVHFDLVAVNLDQKQPGFPEHVLPEYLKSLGVPFHIEEQDTYSIVKDKIPEGKTMCSLCSRLRRGILYRVADELGATRIALGHHRDDMLQTLFLNMFFGGKLKGMPPKLVSDDGRHMVIRPLAYVPEKDLSRWAEVREFPIIPCTLCGSQENLQRKQVGNMLREWDRKFPGRLDNMLHALQNVVPSHLADKTLYDFQGLTADGVASENGDKAFDHEEFPAAPALPGLQVIQL, from the coding sequence ATGAGCGCCGTCTGGATCGAACAGGAAACCACCCCCGCCGCCCCCGATCGCAAGATCGAGCGGGAGAACCACAAGCTGGAAAAGCGCTTGTGCCGGCTGGTGGGCCAGGCCATCGGCGACTACAACATGATCGGCGAGGGCGACAAGGTCATGGTCTGCCTGTCCGGCGGCAAGGACAGCTACGCCATGCTGGACGTCCTGCTGAAGCTGCAGGCACGCGCGCCGGTCCACTTCGACCTCGTCGCGGTCAACCTGGACCAGAAACAACCCGGCTTCCCGGAGCACGTGCTGCCCGAGTATTTGAAGTCCCTCGGCGTGCCCTTCCACATCGAGGAGCAGGACACTTACTCCATCGTCAAGGACAAGATCCCCGAGGGCAAGACGATGTGCAGCCTGTGCAGCCGGCTGCGCCGCGGCATCCTGTACCGCGTGGCCGACGAACTGGGCGCCACCAGGATCGCGCTGGGCCACCACCGCGACGACATGCTGCAGACGCTGTTCCTCAACATGTTCTTCGGCGGCAAGCTCAAGGGCATGCCGCCCAAGCTGGTCAGCGACGACGGCCGGCACATGGTGATCCGGCCTCTGGCCTACGTGCCCGAGAAGGACCTCTCGCGCTGGGCCGAGGTGCGCGAATTCCCCATCATCCCCTGCACCCTGTGCGGCAGCCAGGAGAACCTGCAGCGCAAGCAGGTCGGCAACATGCTGCGCGAGTGGGACAGGAAATTCCCCGGCCGGCTGGACAACATGCTGCACGCCCTGCAGAACGTGGTGCCTTCCCACCTGGCGGACAAAACCCTCTACGATTTCCAGGGTCTCACCGCCGACGGCGTGGCCAGCGAGAACGGCGACAAGGCCTTCGACCACGAGGAATTCCCCGCCGCGCCCGCCCTGCCCGGCCTGCAGGTGATCCAGCTCTGA
- a CDS encoding sugar ABC transporter ATP-binding protein, producing MSLTVEFRKVTKSFGPVQVLHGVSFAFEPGRTYGLLGENGAGKSTLMKILAGYLEPSGGEVLVDGAPRHFRNSREAEAAGIVLIHQEFNLAEDLTIAQNIFLGHEKKRGLLLDDDTMRREAAQVLRQVGLQASPDTRVRQLIVAEKQLVEIAKALARQARLLVMDEPTATLTPGETQRLFAVMAQLKAEGVTLVYISHKLDEVEKVTDEVVVMRDGRFVTRQPTASLTRHEMANLMVGRELSDLFPPKDPPPETPPLLQVRGFRVPGWAEDVSFEVRAGEILGFAGLVGAGRTELFEGLLGLRPGEGELQVDGKRLQLRNPGEAANEGITYLSEDRKGKGLHVDFGLRQNLTLMNLHAYAQPWLNPAREQQALKEAVQSFGIRTGDLEQRASALSGGNQQKLALAKVLQPKPRVVVLDEPTRGVDVGAKRDIYFLVQRLAREGQAVIVISSELVELIGLCHRVAVMRAGRLAATLDQAGLTEEDLIAHATGTR from the coding sequence ATGAGCCTGACCGTCGAATTCCGGAAGGTCACGAAGAGCTTCGGCCCGGTGCAGGTGCTGCACGGCGTGAGCTTCGCCTTCGAGCCGGGTCGCACCTACGGCCTGCTCGGTGAGAACGGCGCCGGCAAGTCGACCTTGATGAAGATCCTGGCCGGCTACCTCGAGCCCTCGGGCGGCGAGGTGCTGGTGGACGGTGCGCCGCGCCACTTCCGTAATTCACGCGAGGCCGAGGCGGCCGGCATCGTCCTCATCCACCAGGAATTCAACCTGGCGGAAGACCTGACGATCGCGCAGAACATCTTCCTCGGGCACGAGAAGAAGCGTGGGCTGCTGCTGGACGACGACACGATGCGGCGCGAAGCGGCCCAGGTGCTGCGGCAAGTAGGCCTGCAGGCCAGCCCCGACACGCGCGTGCGGCAATTGATCGTCGCCGAGAAGCAGCTGGTGGAAATCGCCAAGGCGCTGGCGCGCCAGGCCCGCCTGCTGGTGATGGACGAACCTACCGCGACCCTCACGCCTGGCGAGACCCAGCGCCTGTTCGCGGTGATGGCGCAGCTGAAGGCCGAGGGCGTGACCTTGGTCTACATCTCGCACAAGCTCGACGAAGTGGAGAAGGTGACCGATGAAGTGGTCGTCATGCGCGACGGCCGCTTCGTCACCCGCCAGCCCACCGCCAGCCTCACGCGCCACGAGATGGCCAACCTGATGGTGGGCCGCGAACTCTCGGACCTGTTCCCGCCCAAGGATCCGCCACCGGAAACTCCGCCGCTGCTGCAGGTGCGCGGTTTCCGCGTGCCGGGCTGGGCCGAGGACGTGAGCTTCGAGGTGCGCGCGGGCGAGATCCTGGGCTTCGCCGGCCTGGTCGGCGCGGGCCGCACCGAACTGTTCGAGGGCCTGCTGGGGCTGCGCCCCGGCGAAGGCGAACTGCAGGTCGATGGCAAGCGGCTGCAGCTGCGCAACCCGGGCGAAGCGGCCAACGAGGGCATCACCTACCTGAGCGAAGACCGCAAGGGCAAGGGCCTGCACGTCGACTTCGGCCTGCGCCAGAACCTCACGCTCATGAACCTGCACGCGTATGCGCAGCCCTGGCTGAACCCCGCGCGCGAGCAGCAGGCCTTGAAGGAAGCCGTGCAGTCCTTCGGCATCCGCACCGGAGACCTGGAGCAGCGCGCATCCGCGCTGTCCGGCGGCAACCAGCAGAAGCTGGCGCTGGCCAAGGTGCTGCAGCCGAAGCCGCGCGTCGTCGTATTGGATGAGCCCACGCGCGGCGTGGACGTCGGCGCCAAGCGCGACATCTATTTCCTGGTCCAGCGGCTGGCGCGCGAAGGCCAGGCCGTGATCGTCATCTCGTCGGAACTCGTGGAACTGATCGGCCTGTGCCACCGCGTCGCCGTGATGCGCGCCGGCCGCCTCGCCGCGACCCTGGACCAAGCCGGCCTGACCGAGGAAGACCTCATCGCCCATGCCACCGGAACTCGTTGA
- a CDS encoding class I SAM-dependent methyltransferase has protein sequence MKEATVTSALARLAAQQIERNGGWLPFDRYMALALYAPGLGYYANASRKFGALPESGSDFVTAPELTPLFGRALAQQVGEALRVTGTHEVYEFGAGSGALAEQLLDALGESVKRYTIVDLSATLRQRQQQKLARFGDRVQWVSELPEQMAGVVVGNEVLDAMPVKLLVRKQGVWCERGVTVAEGKFAWAERETDLRPPVKIPGDHDYLTEIHPQAEAFMRTLADRLQQGAAFFLDYGFPESEYYHSQRNTGTVMCHRGHMADPDPLEAPGEKDITAHVNFTGIALAAQDAGLPVLGYTSQARFLFNCGILPMLDEASLVDRTAGQRLVNEHEMGELFKVIAFHKGEFWDAQGFRAGDRTGRL, from the coding sequence GTGAAAGAAGCAACGGTAACGAGTGCGCTGGCCCGCCTGGCCGCGCAGCAGATCGAGCGCAACGGCGGCTGGCTGCCGTTCGACCGCTACATGGCGCTGGCCCTCTATGCGCCCGGCCTGGGCTATTACGCGAACGCCTCGCGCAAGTTCGGCGCGCTGCCCGAATCGGGCAGCGATTTCGTGACGGCGCCGGAGCTGACGCCGCTGTTCGGGCGCGCGCTGGCGCAGCAGGTGGGCGAGGCACTGCGCGTCACGGGGACCCACGAGGTCTACGAGTTCGGCGCCGGGTCCGGCGCGCTGGCGGAGCAGTTGCTGGACGCGTTGGGCGAGAGCGTGAAGCGCTACACCATCGTCGATCTCTCGGCGACCTTGCGGCAGCGGCAGCAGCAGAAGCTGGCGCGCTTCGGCGACCGCGTGCAGTGGGTGAGCGAATTGCCCGAACAGATGGCGGGCGTGGTGGTGGGCAACGAAGTGCTCGATGCCATGCCGGTGAAATTGCTGGTGCGCAAGCAGGGAGTGTGGTGTGAGCGCGGCGTCACCGTGGCCGAAGGCAAGTTCGCCTGGGCTGAGCGCGAGACGGACCTGCGGCCGCCGGTGAAAATCCCGGGCGACCACGACTACCTCACCGAAATCCATCCCCAGGCCGAAGCCTTCATGCGCACCCTGGCCGACCGCCTGCAGCAAGGCGCGGCCTTCTTCCTGGACTACGGCTTTCCCGAGTCCGAGTACTACCACTCGCAACGCAACACCGGCACCGTGATGTGCCACCGCGGCCACATGGCCGACCCCGACCCGCTGGAAGCGCCGGGCGAGAAGGACATCACTGCCCACGTCAACTTCACCGGCATCGCGCTGGCCGCGCAGGACGCCGGCCTGCCCGTGCTGGGCTACACCAGCCAGGCGCGCTTCCTGTTCAACTGCGGCATCCTGCCCATGCTGGACGAGGCTTCGCTGGTGGATCGGACTGCCGGCCAGCGCCTGGTGAACGAGCACGAGATGGGCGAGCTGTTCAAGGTGATCGCCTTCCACAAGGGCGAGTTCTGGGACGCCCAGGGCTTCCGCGCAGGCGACCGCACCGGCCGGCTCTGA
- a CDS encoding ROK family protein, translating to MDVLQTVFWSAGSSRNALAGRLDCSKSRANALAAGLIEQGLLEETGLQVSSGGRRPETLHLARGLGVLVGVDLGATSLDVAVMRPDMGVLARHSEDADVRAGPGVVLARVREVMRELLARCGASGKDVIGIGMGVPGPVDFASAQLVNPPLMPEWDSFSIRDYLGEAFSAPVFVDNDVNLMALGELWRLQRSLPNFLVIKVGTGIGCGIVCHGEVYRGANGSAGDVGHICVDQAGPRCHCGNLGCVEAMAAAPAITRMAVEAAEQGESAALADCLRANGRLTAVDVGQASRGGDAAANAIIQRAGNLIGQMLASVVNFFNPSHVFIGGGVTQIGPLLLASVRQSVYHRSLALSTRHLDIQYTPLGGQAGLVGAGALAMQESLKLHGAKA from the coding sequence ATGGACGTGCTCCAGACCGTGTTCTGGTCGGCGGGCAGCTCGCGCAATGCGCTCGCGGGCCGGCTGGATTGCTCCAAGAGCCGCGCGAATGCGCTCGCCGCCGGCCTCATCGAACAAGGCCTGCTGGAAGAGACGGGCCTGCAGGTGTCCTCCGGTGGCCGCCGCCCCGAGACCTTGCACCTGGCCCGCGGCCTGGGCGTGCTGGTCGGCGTGGACCTCGGCGCCACCAGCCTCGACGTTGCCGTGATGCGGCCCGACATGGGCGTGCTGGCCCGCCATTCCGAAGACGCCGACGTGCGCGCCGGTCCGGGCGTGGTGCTGGCGCGCGTGCGCGAGGTGATGCGCGAACTGCTGGCGCGCTGTGGTGCGTCCGGCAAGGACGTCATCGGCATCGGCATGGGCGTGCCGGGCCCGGTGGACTTCGCCAGCGCGCAGCTGGTGAACCCGCCGCTGATGCCGGAGTGGGACAGCTTCTCCATTCGCGACTACTTGGGCGAGGCATTCAGCGCCCCGGTGTTCGTGGACAACGACGTCAACCTGATGGCGCTGGGCGAGCTGTGGCGGCTGCAGCGCAGCCTGCCGAACTTCCTGGTCATCAAGGTCGGCACCGGCATCGGCTGCGGCATCGTCTGCCACGGCGAGGTCTATCGCGGCGCCAACGGCTCCGCCGGCGACGTCGGCCACATCTGCGTCGACCAGGCCGGCCCGCGCTGCCATTGCGGCAACCTGGGCTGCGTAGAGGCGATGGCCGCCGCACCGGCGATCACGCGTATGGCCGTCGAAGCGGCGGAGCAGGGCGAGAGCGCCGCACTGGCCGACTGCCTGCGCGCCAACGGCAGGCTGACCGCCGTCGACGTCGGCCAGGCCAGCCGCGGCGGCGATGCGGCGGCCAACGCCATCATCCAGCGCGCCGGCAACCTGATCGGGCAGATGCTGGCCTCGGTGGTGAACTTCTTCAATCCGTCGCACGTGTTCATCGGCGGCGGCGTCACGCAGATCGGCCCGCTGCTGCTGGCCTCGGTGCGGCAAAGCGTGTACCACCGCTCGCTGGCGCTGTCGACGCGCCATCTCGACATCCAGTACACGCCGCTCGGCGGCCAGGCCGGCCTGGTGGGCGCGGGCGCGCTGGCCATGCAGGAATCCTTGAAGCTGCACGGGGCGAAGGCATGA
- the katG gene encoding catalase/peroxidase HPI: MDEKSTGTCPVMHGGGVATLRDWWPRQLDLTVLHAHSDLSDPMGKAFDYAAEFKSLDYAAVKKDLAALMTDSQDWWPADFGHYGPLFIRMAWHSAGTYRINDGRGGGGRGQQRFAPVNSWPDNVNLDKARRLLWPIKQKYGRKISWADLMILTGNVALETMGFKTFGFGGGREDVWEPDLDVFWGPEGKWLADERYSGDRDLSNPLAAVQMGLIYVNPEGPNGNPDPLAAAKDIRETFARMAMDDEETVALIAGGHTFGKTHGAGPADNVGPEPEAAPLEQQGLGWRNSFGTGKGGDAIGSGLEVTWTTTPTRWGSNFLWNLFGYEWELSKSPAGAHQWIPKNGAGAGTIPAAHDPSKRISPTMLTTDLSLRVDPAYEKISRRFLENPDQFADAFARAWFKLTHRDMGPRARYLGPEVPVEPLIWQDPIPGVDHDLVNADDVAALKRSILGSGLTVPQLVAAAWASASTFRGSDKRGGANGARVRLAPQKDWEVNQPAQLAQVLRKLEGIQKEFNAANKGGKKVSLADLIVLSGGAAIEDAAKAGGFDVQVPFTPGRMDASQEQTDVESFSPLEPVSDGFRNYQRGQQRLSPEESLVDRAQLLRLTAPEMTALVGGLRVLGANAGQEGHGVFTAKPGTLTNDFFVNLLDMGTQWKPTTGGVYEGSDRKTGKARWTASRVDLLFGSHSQLRALAEVYGSSDGKEKFVRDFVAAWAKVMDADRFDVPRATQPTTR; encoded by the coding sequence ATGGACGAGAAGAGCACGGGCACTTGCCCGGTGATGCATGGCGGCGGCGTGGCGACGCTGCGCGACTGGTGGCCCAGGCAACTGGACCTGACGGTCCTGCACGCGCACTCCGATTTGTCCGACCCGATGGGCAAGGCCTTCGACTACGCGGCGGAGTTCAAGAGCCTGGACTACGCCGCCGTCAAGAAGGACCTCGCCGCGCTGATGACCGATTCGCAGGACTGGTGGCCGGCGGACTTCGGCCACTACGGGCCGCTGTTCATCCGCATGGCCTGGCACAGCGCCGGCACCTATCGCATCAACGACGGCCGCGGCGGCGGCGGCCGCGGGCAGCAGCGCTTCGCGCCCGTCAACAGCTGGCCGGACAACGTCAACCTGGACAAGGCGCGGCGCCTGTTGTGGCCGATCAAGCAGAAGTACGGCCGCAAGATCTCCTGGGCCGACCTGATGATCCTGACCGGCAACGTGGCCCTGGAGACCATGGGCTTCAAGACCTTCGGCTTCGGCGGCGGCCGCGAGGACGTATGGGAACCGGACCTGGACGTGTTCTGGGGCCCGGAAGGCAAGTGGCTCGCCGACGAACGCTATAGCGGCGACCGCGACCTGTCGAACCCGCTGGCGGCCGTGCAGATGGGCCTGATCTACGTGAACCCGGAAGGCCCGAACGGCAACCCCGACCCGCTGGCCGCGGCCAAGGACATCCGCGAGACCTTCGCCCGCATGGCGATGGACGACGAGGAAACCGTGGCGCTGATCGCCGGCGGCCACACCTTCGGCAAGACCCACGGCGCCGGGCCTGCGGACAACGTCGGTCCCGAGCCCGAGGCCGCGCCGCTGGAGCAGCAAGGCCTGGGCTGGCGCAACAGCTTCGGCACCGGCAAGGGCGGCGACGCGATCGGCAGCGGCCTGGAAGTGACCTGGACCACCACGCCGACGCGCTGGGGCAGCAACTTCCTGTGGAACCTGTTCGGCTACGAATGGGAGCTGAGCAAGAGTCCGGCCGGCGCGCACCAGTGGATCCCGAAGAACGGCGCCGGCGCCGGCACGATCCCCGCGGCGCACGACCCGTCCAAGCGCATCTCGCCGACGATGCTGACGACCGACCTTTCGCTGCGCGTCGACCCGGCCTACGAGAAGATCTCGCGCCGCTTCCTGGAGAACCCGGACCAGTTCGCGGACGCTTTCGCCCGCGCCTGGTTCAAGCTGACGCACCGCGACATGGGGCCGCGCGCCCGTTACCTCGGCCCGGAAGTGCCGGTCGAACCGCTGATCTGGCAGGACCCGATCCCCGGTGTCGACCACGACCTGGTGAATGCCGACGACGTTGCGGCCTTGAAGCGCAGCATCCTCGGTTCGGGGCTGACCGTGCCGCAACTGGTGGCGGCGGCCTGGGCTTCGGCCTCCACGTTCCGCGGCTCCGACAAGCGCGGTGGCGCCAACGGTGCCCGCGTGCGCCTCGCGCCGCAGAAGGACTGGGAAGTGAACCAGCCGGCGCAGCTGGCGCAGGTGCTGCGCAAGCTGGAGGGCATCCAGAAGGAATTCAACGCGGCCAACAAGGGCGGCAAGAAGGTCTCACTGGCCGACCTGATCGTTCTGAGCGGCGGCGCGGCGATCGAGGACGCCGCCAAGGCCGGCGGCTTCGACGTCCAGGTGCCTTTCACGCCGGGGCGCATGGATGCCTCGCAGGAGCAGACTGACGTCGAATCGTTCTCGCCGCTGGAGCCGGTGTCCGACGGCTTCCGCAACTACCAGCGCGGCCAGCAGCGCCTGAGCCCCGAAGAGTCGCTGGTGGACCGCGCCCAGCTGCTGCGGCTGACGGCACCGGAAATGACGGCGCTCGTCGGCGGCCTGCGGGTGCTGGGCGCCAACGCGGGGCAGGAAGGGCACGGTGTGTTCACGGCCAAGCCCGGCACGCTGACCAACGACTTCTTCGTCAACCTCCTGGACATGGGCACGCAGTGGAAGCCCACCACGGGCGGCGTCTACGAGGGCAGCGACCGCAAGACCGGCAAGGCGCGTTGGACCGCGTCGCGCGTGGACTTGCTGTTCGGGTCGCACTCGCAGCTGCGCGCGCTGGCGGAGGTCTACGGCTCTTCGGACGGCAAGGAGAAGTTTGTGCGCGACTTCGTGGCCGCCTGGGCCAAGGTCATGGACGCGGACCGCTTCGACGTGCCGCGGGCCACGCAGCCAACGACCCGCTAG